In one window of Pseudomonas sp. IAC-BECa141 DNA:
- a CDS encoding LysR substrate-binding domain-containing protein has product MNPRTLTPSMSLLLAFEAAARHESYTRAAHELSLTQSAVSRQVQILEKMLGMRLFSREGRRVILTDVGRMYQRELSEALGQIRSATLQAMAFGSGIHSLRLATLPTFGSKWLLPRLKDFYTAHPGMTVHLHSRIETIDFDTSEIDAAICVGGGDWPGLTAHRLHTEELVVIASAQLSDAERRAADEDIAGQLLLNVSSNAQAWSEWFSHHALPHRSMRIGPSFEMTSHLIQAVRANIGIGLVPRILVEDELHSGELVQLGEPISSRRSYYLVYPARNESLASLKAFRDWLMRTL; this is encoded by the coding sequence ATGAATCCGCGAACTCTCACTCCCTCGATGTCGTTGCTGCTGGCGTTTGAAGCCGCCGCGCGCCATGAAAGCTACACCCGCGCCGCTCACGAACTGTCGTTGACCCAAAGCGCGGTCAGCCGTCAGGTGCAGATTCTGGAAAAGATGCTCGGCATGCGCCTGTTCAGCCGCGAAGGCCGGCGGGTGATTCTCACCGACGTCGGGCGCATGTACCAACGCGAACTGTCCGAAGCCCTCGGCCAGATTCGCAGCGCGACGTTGCAGGCGATGGCGTTTGGCTCGGGCATTCACAGTTTGCGCCTGGCGACGCTGCCGACCTTCGGCTCAAAATGGCTGCTGCCACGCTTGAAGGATTTCTACACCGCGCACCCCGGCATGACGGTGCACCTGCATTCACGCATCGAAACCATCGACTTCGACACCAGCGAAATCGACGCCGCGATCTGCGTCGGCGGCGGCGACTGGCCAGGGCTGACCGCCCACCGTCTGCACACCGAAGAACTGGTGGTGATTGCCAGTGCGCAGCTGTCCGATGCCGAGCGTCGTGCGGCAGACGAAGATATTGCCGGGCAACTGCTGCTCAACGTCAGCAGTAATGCTCAGGCCTGGTCCGAGTGGTTCAGCCATCACGCCCTGCCCCATCGCAGTATGCGCATCGGTCCGAGCTTCGAGATGACCTCGCACTTGATCCAGGCTGTGCGCGCCAATATCGGGATCGGGCTGGTGCCAAGAATTCTGGTGGAGGATGAGCTGCACAGCGGTGAGCTGGTGCAACTGGGGGAGCCGATCAGCAGTCGGCGCAGCTATTACTTGGTGTACCCGGCGCGCAATGAATCGTTGGCGTCGTTGAAGGCGTTTCGCGACTGGTTGATGCGCACGCTCTGA
- a CDS encoding MFS transporter → MNTLQSSPDITVLARAAAKVKRHVLPLFVVMFIVNYIDRVNIGFVRSHLETDLGIGAAAYGLGAGLFFIGYALFEVPSNMLLQRYGARAWLTRIMFTWGAAAMAMAFVKGETSFYVLRFILGAAEAGFFPGIIYYFTQWLPASERGKTMAVFLSGSAIASVISGPVSGALLHISGLGLHGWQWMFLIEGAASVVLCGFVWFWLQSHPRQAKWLSEEEREALVAAITEEQRAREATHVAKPSMFKLLADRQIALFCFIYFSIALTIYGATFWLPSMIKKMGNLGDFQVGLLNSVPWIISIVAMYGFAAMAGKWKFQQAWVALTLVIAAFGMFMSTTGGPIFAFVAICFAAIGFKAASALFWPIPQSYLDARIAAAVIALINSIGNLGGFVAPTAFGFLEQTTGSIEGGLYGLAATSLVAAVVIFFARMAPGAKGKTPAKPEPENAVAPTANPVASH, encoded by the coding sequence TTGAATACCCTCCAGAGTTCACCGGACATCACGGTACTCGCCCGCGCCGCCGCCAAGGTCAAGCGTCATGTGCTGCCGCTGTTCGTGGTGATGTTCATCGTCAACTACATCGACCGGGTCAACATCGGTTTCGTGCGCAGTCATCTGGAAACCGATCTGGGGATCGGCGCTGCTGCATACGGCCTCGGCGCCGGTCTGTTTTTTATCGGTTACGCCTTGTTTGAAGTGCCGTCCAATATGCTTCTGCAACGCTACGGCGCCCGCGCCTGGCTGACGCGGATCATGTTCACCTGGGGCGCGGCGGCGATGGCCATGGCGTTCGTCAAGGGTGAAACCAGTTTCTATGTGTTGCGCTTCATATTGGGCGCTGCCGAGGCCGGGTTCTTCCCTGGGATCATTTATTACTTCACCCAATGGCTACCGGCCTCGGAGCGCGGCAAGACCATGGCGGTGTTTCTCAGCGGATCGGCGATTGCCTCGGTGATTTCCGGCCCGGTGTCCGGTGCTCTTTTGCACATCAGCGGTCTGGGCCTGCACGGCTGGCAGTGGATGTTCCTGATCGAAGGCGCTGCGTCGGTGGTGCTCTGCGGGTTTGTCTGGTTCTGGCTGCAATCTCATCCGCGCCAGGCCAAGTGGCTGAGCGAGGAGGAGCGCGAGGCACTGGTGGCCGCGATCACCGAAGAACAACGTGCACGCGAAGCAACCCACGTCGCCAAACCTTCGATGTTCAAACTGTTGGCGGACCGGCAGATCGCGCTGTTCTGCTTCATCTACTTCTCCATCGCCCTGACCATCTATGGCGCCACGTTCTGGCTGCCGAGCATGATCAAGAAAATGGGCAACCTCGGCGACTTCCAGGTCGGGCTGCTCAACTCGGTGCCGTGGATCATTTCCATCGTCGCGATGTACGGCTTTGCGGCAATGGCGGGCAAGTGGAAATTCCAGCAGGCGTGGGTCGCGCTGACCCTGGTGATCGCCGCGTTCGGCATGTTCATGTCCACCACGGGCGGGCCGATTTTCGCCTTCGTCGCCATCTGTTTCGCGGCCATCGGCTTCAAGGCAGCCTCGGCGCTGTTCTGGCCGATCCCACAAAGCTATCTGGATGCGCGCATCGCGGCGGCGGTCATTGCGTTGATCAACTCCATCGGCAATCTCGGCGGCTTCGTTGCGCCGACCGCGTTCGGTTTTCTGGAGCAGACCACCGGCTCCATTGAGGGCGGCCTGTATGGCCTGGCGGCGACCTCGCTGGTAGCGGCAGTAGTGATCTTCTTCGCCCGGATGGCACCCGGCGCCAAGGGCAAAACCCCGGCAAAACCTGAACCCGAAAACGCCGTCGCGCCGACGGCCAACCCGGTGGCGAGCCACTGA
- a CDS encoding FAD-binding and (Fe-S)-binding domain-containing protein, with amino-acid sequence MIAQLSPSTALNTDYQQFLKALETGGFRGEISADYASRVVLATDNSIYQRLPQAAVFPRDADDVALLARLIAEPAYQKVVITPRGGGTGTNGQSLTDGIVVDLSRHMNRILEINVEQRWVRVQAGVVKDQLNAALKSAGLFFAPELSTSNRATVGGMINTDASGQGSCTYGKTRDHVLELHMVLRGGERLHGRPLEESELAAECAREGRAGEVYRCARQIIDEQGELIRETFPDLNRCLTGYDLAHLREADNRFNLNSVLCGAEGSLGFVVEAKLNVLPIPRHTMLVNIRYAGFMDALRDARALMALKPLSIETVDSKVLLLAMQDIVWHGVAEYFPESAERPTLGINMVEFCGDDPEELQGRVEAFVQHLGTDATVERLGHTLAVGHAAVNRVYGMRKRAVGLLGNVAGEARPQPFVEDTAVPPQHLAEYIAELRELLDSHKLQYGMFGHVDAGVLHVRPILDMKDPQQAALVRPVSDGVAALTQRYGGLLWGEHGKGLRSEYAPAFFGELYPALQALKAAFDPFNQFNPGKIATPYIPGAALLKIDEVTLRGELDRQIDEKVWQDYGAAMHCNGNGACYNFDPDDAMCPSWKATRQRAQSPKGRASLIREWLRLQGEAGVDVLADASRRPPFFSTLLQRWRNSRAQEKDFSHEVYDAMAGCLACKSCAGQCPVKVNVPDFRSRFLELYHTRYLRPARDYLIASLEYTIPYMARIPFLYNGLMGASFSRRLIERLGGMVDVPLLSRFDFHAAMRRWQVQSASVKVLSALTQAQRERSVVLVQDAFTRYFEAPLLADLIELISRLGYQVYLAPFSANGKPLHVQGFLSAFNRAALRNAGQLRALAEVGVPLVGLDPAMTLVYRQEYLKVPEMEKCPEVALVQEWLLKVMPEQTDQRRADTFRLLAHCTEKTNAPAATRQWEQVFERVGLKLATQATGCCGMSGTYGHEARNRETSAVIYEQSWAKQIEAPAEKGEALATGYSCRSQVKRQADRQLRHPLQVVLEVLRKA; translated from the coding sequence ATGATTGCCCAGCTGTCGCCTTCCACTGCGTTGAACACCGACTACCAGCAGTTTCTCAAAGCCCTTGAAACCGGCGGTTTTCGTGGCGAGATCAGCGCCGATTACGCCAGCCGCGTGGTGCTGGCCACGGACAACTCGATCTACCAGCGCTTGCCGCAAGCGGCGGTATTCCCGCGTGACGCCGACGACGTGGCGCTGCTCGCGCGCCTGATCGCCGAGCCGGCTTACCAGAAAGTCGTGATCACGCCTCGTGGTGGCGGCACCGGCACCAACGGCCAGTCGTTGACCGACGGCATCGTCGTCGACCTGTCGCGGCACATGAACCGCATTCTTGAAATCAACGTTGAACAGCGCTGGGTACGGGTGCAGGCCGGCGTGGTGAAAGACCAGCTAAACGCGGCGCTGAAATCCGCCGGACTGTTTTTCGCTCCGGAACTGTCCACGTCGAACCGCGCCACCGTCGGCGGCATGATTAACACCGACGCCAGCGGCCAGGGCAGCTGCACCTACGGCAAGACCCGCGACCACGTGCTGGAACTGCACATGGTCCTGCGTGGTGGCGAGCGTTTGCACGGCCGCCCGTTGGAAGAAAGCGAACTGGCAGCGGAATGCGCGCGTGAGGGCCGGGCCGGTGAGGTGTATCGCTGCGCGCGGCAGATCATCGATGAGCAGGGCGAGCTGATCCGGGAAACCTTCCCCGATCTCAACCGCTGCCTGACCGGTTACGACCTGGCGCACCTGCGCGAGGCTGACAACCGTTTCAACCTCAACAGCGTGCTGTGCGGCGCTGAAGGTTCGCTGGGGTTTGTGGTCGAGGCCAAGCTCAACGTGTTGCCGATTCCCAGGCACACGATGCTGGTGAACATTCGCTACGCCGGCTTCATGGATGCCTTGCGTGATGCCCGGGCGTTGATGGCGCTCAAGCCATTGTCGATCGAAACCGTCGACTCCAAAGTGCTGTTGCTGGCGATGCAGGACATCGTCTGGCATGGCGTCGCCGAGTACTTCCCGGAAAGCGCCGAGCGGCCGACGCTGGGGATCAACATGGTGGAGTTCTGCGGCGACGATCCCGAGGAATTGCAAGGCCGGGTCGAAGCCTTCGTCCAGCATTTGGGCACCGACGCCACGGTCGAGCGCCTGGGCCATACGCTGGCCGTCGGGCATGCGGCGGTGAACCGCGTTTATGGCATGCGCAAACGCGCGGTGGGGTTGCTCGGCAACGTCGCCGGTGAAGCGCGGCCGCAGCCGTTTGTCGAAGACACCGCCGTGCCGCCGCAGCATCTGGCCGAGTACATCGCCGAACTGCGCGAGCTGCTCGACAGCCATAAGCTGCAATACGGCATGTTCGGCCACGTCGATGCCGGCGTGCTGCACGTGCGGCCGATTCTCGACATGAAGGACCCGCAACAAGCCGCGCTGGTGCGCCCGGTGTCGGACGGCGTCGCCGCGCTGACCCAGCGTTACGGCGGTCTGTTGTGGGGCGAGCACGGCAAGGGCCTGCGCTCGGAATACGCGCCGGCCTTCTTCGGCGAGTTGTACCCTGCGCTGCAAGCCTTGAAGGCGGCGTTCGATCCGTTCAACCAGTTCAATCCTGGCAAGATCGCCACGCCGTATATCCCCGGCGCTGCATTGCTGAAAATCGACGAAGTGACCCTGCGCGGCGAACTGGACCGACAGATCGACGAGAAAGTCTGGCAGGACTACGGTGCGGCGATGCACTGTAACGGCAACGGCGCCTGCTACAACTTCGATCCCGACGATGCCATGTGCCCGTCGTGGAAAGCCACTCGCCAGCGCGCGCAGTCGCCCAAGGGTCGCGCCTCGCTGATTCGTGAATGGCTGCGTTTGCAGGGGGAGGCGGGTGTTGATGTATTGGCCGATGCCAGCCGTCGTCCGCCGTTTTTCAGTACGTTGCTGCAGCGTTGGCGCAACAGCCGTGCGCAGGAAAAGGACTTCTCACATGAGGTGTACGACGCCATGGCCGGGTGCCTGGCGTGCAAGTCCTGTGCGGGGCAGTGCCCGGTGAAGGTCAACGTGCCGGACTTCCGTTCGCGATTCCTCGAGTTGTACCACACCCGTTACCTGCGGCCGGCGCGGGATTATCTGATCGCTTCGCTGGAATACACGATTCCGTACATGGCGCGGATTCCGTTTCTCTATAACGGTTTGATGGGCGCCTCGTTCAGCCGTCGCTTGATCGAGCGTCTTGGCGGCATGGTCGATGTGCCGTTGCTCAGCCGTTTCGATTTCCACGCGGCGATGCGTCGCTGGCAGGTTCAGTCGGCGTCGGTCAAGGTGCTTTCGGCGCTGACCCAGGCGCAACGTGAGCGCAGTGTGGTGCTGGTGCAGGATGCGTTCACCCGATACTTCGAGGCGCCATTGCTGGCGGATCTGATCGAGCTGATTTCGCGACTGGGTTATCAGGTTTACTTGGCGCCGTTCAGCGCCAACGGCAAGCCGCTGCATGTGCAGGGTTTCCTCTCGGCGTTCAATCGTGCGGCGTTGCGCAATGCCGGACAGCTGCGCGCACTGGCCGAGGTTGGTGTGCCGCTGGTGGGACTCGACCCGGCCATGACCCTGGTCTATCGCCAGGAGTATCTGAAAGTGCCGGAGATGGAGAAATGCCCGGAGGTGGCGCTGGTGCAGGAGTGGTTGCTCAAGGTCATGCCGGAGCAGACCGACCAGCGCCGCGCCGACACCTTCCGCCTGCTGGCGCACTGCACCGAGAAAACCAACGCCCCGGCCGCCACCCGGCAATGGGAGCAGGTGTTCGAACGTGTCGGCCTGAAGCTGGCGACCCAGGCCACCGGCTGCTGCGGCATGTCCGGCACTTACGGACATGAAGCGCGCAATCGCGAGACGTCGGCGGTGATCTACGAACAATCCTGGGCCAAGCAGATCGAGGCCCCGGCGGAGAAGGGCGAGGCACTGGCCACCGGCTATTCCTGCCGCAGTCAGGTCAAGCGCCAGGCCGATCGACAACTGCGCCATCCGTTGCAGGTCGTGCTGGAAGTCTTGCGTAAAGCGTGA
- a CDS encoding LysR substrate-binding domain-containing protein: MFELTQLRCFTTVATELNFRRAAERLNMTQPPLSRQIQLLEHHLGVELFTRSTRSVALTAAGRAFFIEAQNLLERAQQAAVTARRFAEGDIGSVNISFVGSAVYEFLPKVIAEARLKQPQVKIDLTEMNTYQQHEALRARRIDLGIVRAPLLEPGYATECLVREPFVLAVPSGHRLANADDVSVKDLDGQPFLMYSHAAYPPFNELLTGMLRSARVAPDYVQWLGSSLTILALVNAGMGLALVPRCATSVVFRNVVFREIDLGEGVQSELHLIWRENNDNPAFAMLLEGIRRAVKDGWG, translated from the coding sequence ATGTTCGAACTGACCCAGCTGCGCTGCTTCACTACCGTCGCCACCGAACTGAATTTCCGCCGTGCCGCCGAACGGCTGAACATGACCCAACCGCCATTGAGCCGGCAGATCCAGTTGCTGGAGCATCACCTGGGTGTCGAACTGTTTACCCGCAGTACACGCAGCGTGGCGCTCACCGCTGCCGGCCGCGCATTTTTCATCGAGGCGCAGAATCTGCTGGAGCGCGCGCAACAGGCTGCGGTCACTGCCCGGCGTTTTGCCGAGGGTGATATCGGTTCGGTGAACATCAGTTTTGTCGGCAGCGCGGTGTATGAGTTCTTGCCCAAGGTCATCGCCGAGGCGCGCCTCAAGCAGCCGCAGGTGAAGATCGACCTGACCGAAATGAACACCTACCAGCAACACGAAGCCCTGCGCGCCCGACGCATCGATCTGGGCATCGTCCGCGCGCCGTTGCTGGAGCCCGGTTACGCCACTGAGTGCCTGGTGCGAGAGCCGTTTGTGCTGGCGGTGCCGAGTGGTCATCGACTGGCGAACGCCGACGATGTGTCAGTGAAGGACCTGGATGGGCAGCCGTTCCTGATGTATTCCCACGCAGCCTATCCGCCGTTCAACGAATTGCTGACCGGCATGCTGCGCTCGGCCCGGGTTGCTCCGGATTACGTGCAGTGGCTGGGCTCTTCCTTGACGATTCTGGCGCTGGTCAATGCGGGCATGGGGCTGGCACTGGTGCCGCGTTGCGCGACCAGTGTGGTGTTCAGGAATGTGGTGTTTCGCGAGATCGACCTGGGCGAAGGGGTACAGAGCGAACTGCATCTGATCTGGCGGGAGAACAACGACAACCCGGCGTTTGCGATGTTGCTGGAAGGCATTCGCCGGGCGGTGAAGGATGGATGGGGTTAG
- a CDS encoding GMC family oxidoreductase, which translates to MTYDYIIAGAGAAGCVLANRLSASGQYTVLLLEAGGKDSSLWFRIPVGFAKMYYNPTFNWMYYSQPQKQLGNREIYAPRGKVQGGSGSINAMIYVRGQAHDFNDWAANGNDGWAFKDVLPYFRKLENHPLGDSEYHGGSGPISITPMTGQTHPICDVFLKGCDELGYPRSDDFNGPKFEGAGIYDVNTRNGQRSSSSFAHLHPALSRQNLTVEHYALVDRVLFDESQRRATGISITQHGVRRTFTARKEVILCAGAVDTPKILQLSGVADRILLAKHQIPLVKHLPAVGHNLQDHLCVSYYYKANVPTLNDELSSLFGQFKLGVKYLLTRKGALAMSVNQAGGFFRGNSEQSHPNLQLYFNPLSYQIPKNNKASLKPEPYSGFLLCFNPCRPTSRGQITIASKNPRDAALIDPNYLSTQKDIDEVIQGSRLMRKIMGAPSLQGITVDEVLPGPAVESDEQMLQYFRDNCGSIYHLCGSCAMGADEQTSVVDKRLKVHGLDGLRIVDASIFPNVTSGNTHAAVLMVAEKGADLILQDA; encoded by the coding sequence ATGACATACGACTACATCATCGCTGGCGCAGGCGCCGCTGGCTGCGTGCTGGCCAACCGGCTTTCGGCCTCGGGCCAATACACGGTGCTGCTGCTGGAGGCGGGCGGCAAGGACAGTTCCCTGTGGTTCAGGATCCCGGTCGGCTTCGCCAAAATGTATTACAACCCGACCTTCAACTGGATGTATTACAGCCAGCCGCAAAAACAGTTGGGCAATCGCGAAATCTACGCCCCGCGTGGCAAGGTCCAGGGCGGTTCGGGCTCGATCAACGCAATGATCTACGTGCGTGGCCAGGCCCATGACTTCAACGACTGGGCGGCCAACGGCAACGACGGCTGGGCCTTCAAGGATGTGCTGCCGTACTTCCGCAAACTGGAAAACCATCCGCTGGGCGACAGCGAATACCACGGCGGCAGCGGCCCGATCAGCATCACCCCGATGACCGGCCAGACCCACCCGATCTGCGACGTGTTCCTCAAGGGCTGCGACGAACTCGGTTACCCGCGCAGTGACGATTTCAATGGGCCGAAATTCGAAGGCGCGGGCATCTACGACGTCAACACCCGCAATGGTCAGCGCAGCTCCAGCAGCTTCGCCCATTTGCACCCGGCACTGAGCCGGCAGAACCTGACGGTCGAGCATTACGCGCTGGTTGATCGAGTGCTGTTTGATGAGAGCCAACGGCGCGCCACCGGTATTTCCATCACTCAGCATGGTGTGAGGCGAACGTTCACGGCGCGCAAGGAAGTGATCCTGTGTGCCGGTGCGGTCGACACACCGAAGATCCTGCAACTGTCCGGCGTGGCCGATCGCATCCTACTGGCCAAACATCAGATTCCGCTGGTCAAACACCTGCCGGCAGTGGGGCATAACCTGCAGGATCACCTGTGCGTCAGCTACTACTACAAGGCCAACGTCCCGACTCTGAACGATGAACTCAGCTCGCTGTTCGGCCAGTTCAAACTCGGCGTGAAATACCTGTTGACCCGCAAGGGCGCGCTGGCGATGAGCGTCAATCAGGCCGGTGGATTCTTCCGTGGCAATTCGGAACAGAGCCATCCGAACCTGCAGCTGTATTTCAACCCGCTGTCGTACCAGATTCCGAAGAACAACAAGGCCAGCCTCAAGCCCGAGCCGTATTCAGGTTTCCTGCTGTGCTTCAACCCGTGCCGCCCGACCAGTCGCGGTCAGATCACGATTGCCTCGAAAAATCCGCGCGATGCGGCGTTGATCGACCCGAACTATCTGAGCACGCAAAAGGACATCGACGAGGTGATCCAGGGCAGTCGCCTGATGCGCAAGATCATGGGCGCGCCTTCATTGCAGGGCATCACGGTCGATGAAGTTCTGCCGGGACCGGCAGTGGAAAGCGACGAGCAGATGCTCCAGTACTTCCGCGACAATTGCGGCTCGATCTATCACCTGTGCGGCTCCTGCGCGATGGGGGCGGACGAGCAGACTTCGGTAGTCGACAAGCGCCTCAAGGTGCATGGCCTCGACGGATTGCGGATTGTCGATGCGTCGATCTTCCCGAACGTGACGTCGGGCAACACCCATGCGGCGGTGCTGATGGTGGCGGAGAAGGGCGCGGATCTGATTCTGCAGGACGCGTAA
- a CDS encoding DUF6338 family protein, which produces MDDLVKEVIPLLQYLIPGFVSAWIFYTLTAFKRPDTFGQIVQALIFTFVIHGMVLGVGAVCVWVGEKGFSVGKWDAKAEASWAFFASLVLGLLACCLSANGKLHRWLSSRNVTKQSSYPSQWFSAFAKYDRVITLHLDDERRVLGWPVEWPPESSTGQFLLQSPCWLNSDGTDVPFGAEFLLIDSTKVKWVEFSPMSEGSS; this is translated from the coding sequence ATGGATGATCTGGTGAAAGAAGTGATTCCGCTGTTGCAGTACCTGATCCCGGGGTTCGTCTCGGCCTGGATTTTCTACACCCTGACGGCGTTCAAGCGGCCGGATACGTTCGGGCAGATTGTGCAGGCGCTGATTTTCACGTTTGTGATTCACGGGATGGTGCTGGGGGTTGGGGCGGTTTGTGTGTGGGTGGGGGAGAAGGGGTTTTCTGTAGGAAAATGGGATGCAAAAGCTGAAGCGTCGTGGGCATTTTTTGCTTCGCTGGTACTCGGGTTGTTGGCCTGTTGCCTGTCAGCCAATGGCAAGTTGCATCGTTGGTTGAGCAGCAGAAACGTCACGAAACAATCTTCCTACCCCAGTCAATGGTTCAGCGCATTTGCGAAATATGATCGCGTTATCACCCTGCATTTGGATGATGAAAGGCGCGTTCTAGGCTGGCCGGTGGAGTGGCCGCCCGAGTCATCCACCGGGCAGTTCCTTTTGCAATCACCGTGTTGGCTCAACAGCGATGGAACAGACGTGCCTTTTGGTGCCGAATTTTTGCTGATAGATTCCACGAAGGTTAAATGGGTTGAATTCAGCCCGATGTCAGAGGGTTCATCATGA
- a CDS encoding glucarate dehydratase family protein, with translation MKITRVTVTPIAFRDPPLLNASGIHEPFALRSIIEIESDNGYIGLGESYGDAPALAIQQQLQSQLIGLDPFNLNQLRRLVQATVAANKPASLAGAELAPGSHASKAVSNAYSAFEVAFLDLQARYLNVPLVDLLGGAVRDEVPFSAYLFFKYAQHVDSPYKPDNWGEALNEQQIVAQAARMIEAYGFKSIKLKAGTLPPEREVACIKALKKAFPGYPLRIDPNGNWSLETSIRMAQLLGDDLQYYEDPTPGLDGMAELHKRTGLPLATNMVVTDFDEFRRSVALNSVQIVLADHHYWGGLRDTQTLAKMCDTFGLGVSMHSNSHLGISLMAMAHVAAAVPNLDYACDTHYPWQEPDEEVIKGGKLPIVDGCVKITRTPGLGLELDHDQLGKLHDQYLTCGIRQRDDVRQMQRYKPDWKALKPRF, from the coding sequence TTGAAAATCACTCGCGTCACCGTCACTCCCATTGCCTTCCGTGATCCGCCGCTGCTCAACGCCAGTGGCATCCACGAACCGTTCGCTCTGCGCTCGATCATCGAAATCGAGAGCGACAACGGCTACATCGGCCTCGGCGAAAGCTATGGCGATGCTCCGGCGCTGGCGATCCAGCAACAGCTGCAGTCGCAGTTGATCGGCCTCGATCCCTTTAATCTCAATCAGCTGCGTCGGCTCGTTCAGGCGACGGTTGCTGCCAACAAGCCTGCCAGTCTGGCCGGTGCCGAACTCGCGCCGGGTTCCCACGCCAGTAAAGCGGTGAGCAACGCATATTCGGCGTTTGAAGTGGCGTTCCTCGACTTGCAGGCCCGCTACTTGAATGTGCCGTTGGTGGACCTGTTGGGCGGGGCGGTGCGCGATGAAGTGCCGTTCAGTGCGTACCTGTTTTTCAAGTATGCGCAGCACGTCGATTCGCCGTACAAGCCGGACAACTGGGGCGAGGCGCTGAACGAGCAGCAGATCGTCGCCCAGGCTGCGCGGATGATCGAGGCCTACGGTTTCAAGAGCATCAAGCTCAAGGCCGGCACGCTGCCGCCGGAGCGCGAAGTGGCGTGCATCAAGGCGTTGAAAAAGGCCTTCCCCGGTTATCCGTTGCGCATCGATCCCAACGGCAACTGGTCGCTGGAAACCTCGATCCGCATGGCGCAGTTGCTGGGCGACGATTTGCAGTATTACGAAGACCCGACCCCGGGCCTCGACGGCATGGCCGAGTTGCACAAACGCACCGGGCTGCCGCTGGCGACCAACATGGTGGTCACCGATTTCGACGAATTCCGCCGCAGCGTTGCGTTGAACAGCGTGCAGATTGTCCTCGCCGATCACCATTACTGGGGCGGCCTGCGCGACACCCAGACCCTGGCGAAAATGTGCGACACCTTCGGCCTCGGTGTGTCGATGCATTCCAACTCACACCTGGGCATCAGCCTGATGGCGATGGCGCATGTGGCGGCCGCGGTGCCGAATCTGGACTACGCCTGCGACACCCATTACCCGTGGCAGGAGCCGGATGAAGAAGTGATCAAGGGCGGCAAGCTGCCGATCGTCGATGGCTGCGTGAAGATCACTCGTACACCGGGCCTCGGGCTGGAACTGGATCACGATCAGCTCGGCAAGCTGCATGATCAGTACCTGACCTGCGGCATCCGCCAGCGCGATGATGTACGGCAAATGCAGCGCTACAAACCTGACTGGAAAGCGCTGAAGCCGCGATTCTGA